In a genomic window of Demequina muriae:
- a CDS encoding NAD(P)H-binding protein, which yields MRVFIIGITGAVGSRLAGALIERGDVVVGLVRRSQQRRELAARGVEVHVAELTRLTAESLARMLAGADAVVYAAGSNGGTRESTAAVDGEAVITAMEAVLLAGVGRFALVSVLPEAGRGEQLGDDVEFYFAVKKLIEVMVSMTDVDWLILRPSLLVDRVGSGLISLGPAQPNDEISRADVAETLAELLHEPRIRRRILEVTEGSTPIAWAVLANVLGDEGTSASDGFEDSELDGGQGHD from the coding sequence ATGAGGGTCTTCATCATCGGCATCACCGGAGCCGTGGGCAGCCGGTTGGCTGGCGCACTGATCGAACGCGGCGACGTCGTGGTCGGGCTGGTGCGTCGCAGTCAGCAGAGGCGAGAGCTGGCGGCCCGCGGCGTGGAGGTTCATGTGGCTGAACTGACACGCCTGACGGCAGAATCGCTGGCCCGGATGCTGGCCGGTGCCGATGCGGTGGTGTACGCGGCCGGGTCCAATGGCGGGACGAGAGAATCCACGGCGGCCGTGGACGGCGAAGCAGTGATCACTGCCATGGAGGCGGTCCTGCTGGCCGGTGTGGGGCGTTTCGCGCTGGTGTCCGTGCTGCCTGAGGCCGGGCGGGGCGAGCAGCTCGGTGACGATGTGGAGTTCTACTTCGCGGTGAAGAAGCTGATCGAGGTGATGGTCAGCATGACCGATGTGGACTGGCTGATACTGCGCCCATCGCTGCTCGTCGACCGCGTCGGGTCAGGGCTGATCTCGCTCGGACCGGCGCAGCCCAACGACGAGATCTCACGTGCAGACGTCGCCGAGACGCTGGCGGAGCTGCTCCATGAGCCTCGGATCCGCAGGCGCATCCTTGAGGTCACCGAAGGCTCGACGCCGATCGCGTGGGCGGTGCTGGCCAACGTGCTTGGCGACGAGGGCACTTCCGCCTCCGACGGGTTCGAGGACAGCGAGCTCGACGGGGGCCAGGGCCACGACTGA
- the thrS gene encoding threonine--tRNA ligase, with protein MPTINLTVDGDQRQADATTTGTDLFGERREVLVMRVDGELWDLSRELHDGATVEAVIIDEPDGLMVLRHSTAHVLAQAVQQAHPDAKLGVGPPIENGFYYDFDVEEPFTPEDLKKLEKAMQRIVKEGQAFVRRDVTREEALAELSHEPYKCELLSHEADGAEGASVEIGDGDITIYDNVRRGGEVAWKDLCRGPHVPSTKLLANGWSLMRSAAAYWKGSEKNPQLQRVYGTAWPTKEELTAYKERLAEAERRDHRRLGAELDLFSFPEQIGSGLAVFHPKGGIIRHEMEEYSRQRHLESGYEFVYTPHATKAQLFETSGHLDWYADGMYPPMQMDEERDEAGNVTKQGQDYYLKPMNCPMHNLIFDARGRSYRELPIRLFEFGTVYRYEKSGVVHGLTRARGFTQDDAHIYCTREQMKDELNGLLTFVLDLLKDYGLDDFYLELSTRNPEKSVGSEEIWDEATETLREVAEGSGLELVPDPGGAAFYGPKISVQTRDAIGRSWQMSTIQLDFNLPERFELEYTASDNSRQRPVMIHRALFGSIERFFAILTEHYAGAFPVWLAPVQVRAIPVADAFDDYLSDVVSQLRAHGIRAELDASDERFPKKIRSASKEKIPFVLIAGGEDADAGAVSFRLRDGSQDNGVPVADAVARIVEAVRTKAQV; from the coding sequence GTGCCCACCATCAACCTGACCGTCGACGGCGACCAGCGACAGGCCGACGCGACGACGACGGGCACCGACCTGTTCGGCGAGCGCCGCGAAGTTCTCGTGATGCGCGTCGACGGCGAGCTGTGGGACCTGTCCCGCGAGCTCCACGACGGCGCCACCGTCGAGGCCGTCATCATCGACGAGCCTGACGGCCTCATGGTGCTGCGCCACTCGACCGCGCACGTGCTCGCGCAGGCGGTCCAGCAGGCGCACCCCGATGCGAAGCTGGGCGTGGGCCCGCCGATCGAGAACGGCTTCTACTACGACTTCGACGTCGAGGAGCCGTTCACGCCCGAGGATCTCAAGAAGCTCGAGAAGGCGATGCAGCGCATCGTCAAGGAGGGCCAGGCGTTCGTGCGACGCGACGTGACGCGCGAGGAGGCGCTTGCCGAGCTCTCTCACGAGCCCTACAAGTGCGAGCTCCTCAGCCACGAGGCCGACGGGGCCGAGGGCGCCTCGGTCGAGATCGGCGACGGCGACATCACCATCTACGACAACGTGCGACGTGGTGGCGAGGTCGCGTGGAAGGACCTGTGCCGCGGCCCCCACGTGCCGAGCACCAAGCTGCTCGCGAACGGCTGGTCGCTGATGCGCTCGGCCGCCGCGTACTGGAAGGGCTCCGAGAAGAACCCTCAGCTGCAGCGCGTGTACGGCACCGCGTGGCCCACCAAGGAGGAGCTCACCGCCTACAAGGAGAGGCTTGCCGAGGCCGAGCGTCGCGACCACCGCCGCTTGGGGGCCGAGCTCGACCTGTTCTCGTTCCCTGAGCAGATCGGCTCGGGGCTGGCGGTGTTCCATCCCAAGGGCGGCATCATCCGCCACGAGATGGAGGAGTACTCGCGCCAGCGCCACCTCGAATCCGGGTACGAGTTCGTCTACACGCCGCACGCGACCAAGGCCCAGCTGTTCGAGACCTCGGGCCACCTCGACTGGTACGCCGACGGCATGTACCCGCCCATGCAGATGGACGAGGAGCGCGACGAGGCAGGCAACGTCACCAAGCAGGGCCAGGACTACTACCTGAAGCCCATGAACTGCCCCATGCACAACCTCATCTTCGACGCCCGCGGGCGCTCGTATCGCGAGCTGCCGATCCGGCTCTTCGAGTTCGGCACCGTGTACCGGTATGAGAAGTCGGGAGTGGTGCACGGCCTCACCCGTGCGCGTGGCTTCACGCAGGATGACGCCCACATCTACTGCACCCGCGAGCAGATGAAGGACGAGCTGAACGGTCTGCTCACCTTCGTGCTCGACCTTCTCAAGGACTACGGGCTCGATGACTTCTATCTGGAGCTGTCGACCCGCAACCCCGAGAAGTCCGTGGGCTCGGAGGAGATCTGGGACGAGGCGACGGAGACCCTGCGCGAGGTCGCTGAGGGATCCGGGCTGGAGCTCGTGCCGGACCCGGGCGGCGCGGCGTTCTATGGGCCGAAGATCTCGGTCCAGACGCGCGACGCCATCGGCCGCTCGTGGCAGATGTCGACCATCCAGCTCGATTTCAACCTGCCGGAGCGGTTCGAACTCGAGTACACCGCCTCGGACAACAGCCGCCAGCGGCCCGTGATGATCCACCGTGCGCTGTTCGGCTCGATCGAGCGGTTCTTCGCGATCCTCACGGAGCACTACGCCGGCGCCTTCCCTGTATGGCTCGCACCCGTGCAGGTGCGTGCGATCCCGGTCGCCGATGCGTTCGACGACTACCTCTCTGACGTCGTCTCCCAGTTGCGTGCGCACGGCATCCGCGCTGAGCTCGACGCCTCCGACGAGCGGTTCCCCAAGAAGATCCGCTCGGCATCGAAGGAGAAGATTCCGTTCGTCCTCATCGCTGGCGGCGAGGACGCCGATGCCGGCGCGGTCTCGTTCCGGCTGCGCGACGGCAGCCAGGACAACGGGGTGCCGGTGGCCGATGCGGTCGCGCGCATCGTCGAGGCCGTCCGGACCAAGGCGCAGGTGTAG
- a CDS encoding HIT family protein — MMGGEADGFERLWTPHRMAYVRHSSDRPEYAGEHECPLCTKVTGDDREGLVVHRGEHCYVVLNLYPYNPGHLMVCPYRHVGWYTDATDAERDEMGALTQHAMRVLTHVSGTKGFNIGMNQGQVGGAGISEHLHQHVVPRWTGDSNFLPIIGRTKAVPELLDDTWERLTHAWDEV; from the coding sequence ATGATGGGCGGCGAGGCCGACGGCTTCGAGCGCCTGTGGACTCCGCATCGCATGGCCTACGTGCGTCACTCGTCCGACAGGCCCGAGTACGCAGGGGAGCACGAATGCCCGCTGTGCACCAAGGTCACCGGTGATGACCGCGAGGGGCTCGTGGTGCACCGCGGCGAGCACTGCTACGTGGTCCTCAACCTCTACCCGTACAACCCCGGCCACCTGATGGTGTGCCCGTACCGGCACGTGGGCTGGTACACCGACGCCACGGATGCGGAGCGCGATGAGATGGGCGCCCTCACGCAGCACGCGATGCGCGTCCTCACGCACGTGAGCGGCACCAAGGGCTTCAACATCGGCATGAACCAGGGCCAGGTGGGCGGCGCGGGGATCTCGGAGCATCTGCACCAGCACGTGGTCCCACGGTGGACCGGCGATTCCAACTTTCTGCCCATCATCGGCCGTACCAAGGCGGTCCCGGAACTGCTCGACGACACCTGGGAGCGGCTCACGCACGCCTGGGACGAGGTCTGA
- the pgsA gene encoding phosphatidylinositol phosphate synthase, producing MFGKLRPLMAAIWQAPAKALLRMGVHPNAVTIAGTIGVVTGAIVLLPRGGMALFWGVLVITFFVVTDMLDGTMARLSGKTSRLGAYLDSTLDRVADAAIFGALVWGFREDSAPTALAALLCLTIGSFVPYARAKAESLGVEASGGIAERSDRLVITLTATALVGLGLPVAVLTWTLFLLAAAAAFTVGQRTMAVVRANREDLRDHQDHHRDSLDYGDHPEHHPGEPATDSTDRDADR from the coding sequence ATGTTCGGCAAGCTGCGGCCGCTGATGGCCGCGATCTGGCAGGCACCCGCGAAGGCGCTGCTGCGCATGGGGGTGCACCCCAACGCGGTGACCATCGCGGGCACGATCGGCGTGGTCACCGGGGCGATCGTCCTCCTGCCCCGCGGCGGCATGGCGCTGTTCTGGGGCGTCCTCGTCATCACGTTCTTCGTCGTGACCGACATGCTCGACGGCACGATGGCCCGGCTCTCCGGCAAGACGTCGAGGCTTGGCGCGTACCTGGACTCGACGCTCGACCGCGTGGCCGATGCGGCGATCTTCGGAGCGCTCGTGTGGGGGTTCCGCGAGGACTCGGCTCCTACGGCGCTGGCAGCGCTGCTGTGCCTGACGATCGGATCCTTCGTGCCCTACGCCAGGGCCAAGGCGGAGTCGCTCGGCGTCGAGGCGTCGGGAGGCATCGCCGAGCGGTCGGATCGCCTCGTCATCACCCTGACGGCGACGGCCCTCGTGGGCCTGGGGCTGCCGGTCGCCGTCCTGACGTGGACGCTGTTCCTGCTGGCGGCGGCCGCGGCGTTCACGGTGGGCCAGCGCACGATGGCCGTGGTGCGCGCCAACCGCGAGGACCTGCGCGACCACCAGGATCACCACCGCGACTCACTCGACTACGGTGACCACCCGGAGCACCACCCCGGTGAGCCCGCCACGGACAGCACGGACCGCGACGCGGATCGATGA
- a CDS encoding phosphatidylinositol mannoside acyltransferase, which translates to MTAFLTAWRVSGKLPIEATRAVASAVSWWAWATHAKPAARLEDNLHRVTGLEGRELRRLSRRGMASAARYYSEVLELGRLTESQIDARARTENFEDVRELLEGDAPAVAVLSHCGNWDMVGAWASRNLTPITAVAEVLEPREVFDEFVAMRERVGIRVLGHEGGSTFRRLIELGRGDRGLICLLSDRDISGRGVEVEMWGAPVKVAPGPAAVASAARISVMPVMLHYERLRGERRRAAKSRWGVVMTFGPVIDPADYPKETRVADVSQAWASWMADRIAERPEDWHMLQRFGWQS; encoded by the coding sequence ATGACCGCGTTCCTCACCGCCTGGCGTGTGTCAGGAAAGCTGCCCATCGAGGCCACCCGGGCCGTCGCATCGGCCGTCTCGTGGTGGGCGTGGGCGACCCATGCCAAGCCTGCCGCGAGGCTCGAGGACAACCTTCACCGCGTCACCGGGCTCGAGGGGCGCGAGCTGCGCCGGCTGTCGCGGCGGGGCATGGCGTCCGCCGCACGCTACTACTCCGAGGTGCTCGAGCTCGGTCGCCTGACCGAGAGCCAGATCGACGCCCGCGCCCGCACGGAGAACTTCGAGGACGTGCGTGAGCTGTTGGAGGGCGATGCGCCTGCGGTGGCGGTGCTGTCGCACTGCGGCAACTGGGACATGGTGGGGGCCTGGGCCTCGCGCAACCTGACGCCGATCACGGCGGTCGCGGAGGTCCTCGAGCCGCGTGAGGTCTTCGACGAGTTCGTGGCGATGCGTGAGCGGGTGGGCATTCGCGTGCTCGGCCACGAGGGCGGGTCCACGTTCCGCCGTCTCATCGAGCTGGGACGCGGGGACCGTGGACTGATCTGCCTGCTCTCTGACCGTGACATCTCGGGCCGCGGCGTCGAGGTCGAGATGTGGGGTGCGCCTGTGAAGGTCGCTCCGGGTCCCGCCGCCGTCGCATCGGCGGCTCGCATCTCGGTGATGCCGGTGATGCTGCACTACGAGCGCTTGCGTGGAGAGCGCCGACGCGCGGCGAAGTCCCGGTGGGGCGTGGTGATGACCTTCGGGCCCGTCATCGATCCCGCGGACTATCCCAAGGAGACCCGCGTGGCCGACGTGAGCCAGGCGTGGGCGAGCTGGATGGCGGATCGGATCGCCGAGCGCCCCGAGGACTGGCACATGCTTCAGCGGTTCGGGTGGCAGTCATGA
- a CDS encoding glycosyltransferase family 4 protein, with product MRIGIVCPYSFDRPGGVQLHVMDLAEALFARGHQVSVLAPAAPGTTVPGYVTTAGRSLPVRYNGSTARITFGMAAAMRVRKWLREGQFDIVHLHEPGTMSLSVIAMWARLGPTVATFHTSNDHSRIMRIAKPFIKPGYEELDARIAVSPSADRTVKEHLGVAATHIIPNGVDTAAYTDATPVKEWRGTKNAPTIGILGRMDESRKGLDEFLAAIPHVRRRYPRARFLVAGRFSDRIAARAARGGAEVVGELDEGMKARFMSSVDVYCAPNLGGESFGIVLVEAMAAGAAVVASDLVAFRDVATDSEGEACVAMHTVGDSVELAARVNALLGDPEARKELATRGRARAGTFDWRQVAPRIEETYRDAIRMDAEFHPQPAKDTTA from the coding sequence ATGAGAATCGGCATCGTGTGCCCCTATTCGTTCGACCGTCCCGGCGGCGTCCAGCTGCATGTCATGGACCTCGCGGAGGCGCTGTTCGCTCGCGGGCACCAGGTCTCGGTGCTGGCTCCTGCCGCCCCTGGCACCACGGTGCCCGGGTATGTGACGACGGCCGGGCGGTCGCTGCCGGTGCGCTACAACGGCTCGACCGCGCGGATCACCTTCGGCATGGCCGCCGCGATGCGCGTGCGCAAGTGGCTGCGAGAGGGGCAGTTCGACATCGTGCACTTGCATGAGCCGGGCACCATGTCGCTGTCGGTGATCGCGATGTGGGCGCGCCTCGGTCCCACGGTCGCGACCTTTCACACGTCCAACGACCACTCGCGCATCATGCGCATCGCGAAGCCGTTCATCAAGCCCGGATATGAAGAGCTCGACGCGCGCATCGCCGTGTCGCCGTCGGCGGACCGCACCGTGAAGGAGCACTTGGGGGTGGCGGCGACGCACATCATCCCGAACGGCGTGGACACCGCTGCCTACACTGACGCCACTCCGGTCAAGGAGTGGCGCGGCACCAAGAACGCGCCCACGATCGGCATCCTGGGCCGCATGGACGAGTCCCGGAAGGGCCTCGACGAGTTCCTCGCCGCGATTCCGCATGTGCGCCGTCGGTATCCGCGGGCACGGTTCCTCGTGGCGGGGCGGTTCTCGGACCGGATCGCCGCGCGCGCCGCGCGCGGCGGCGCCGAGGTGGTCGGCGAGCTCGATGAAGGCATGAAGGCACGCTTCATGTCCTCCGTCGACGTCTACTGCGCCCCCAACCTCGGCGGCGAGAGCTTTGGAATCGTGCTCGTGGAGGCGATGGCGGCGGGCGCGGCAGTGGTCGCCAGCGATCTGGTCGCGTTCCGCGACGTCGCGACGGACTCCGAGGGAGAGGCCTGCGTGGCGATGCACACCGTGGGCGACTCGGTTGAGCTGGCGGCGCGGGTGAACGCTCTGCTCGGCGATCCTGAGGCGCGCAAGGAGCTCGCAACCAGGGGCAGAGCGCGTGCTGGCACCTTCGACTGGCGCCAGGTCGCTCCCCGGATCGAAGAGACCTACCGCGACGCGATTAGAATGGACGCGGAATTCCATCCCCAGCCAGCGAAGGACACCACCGCATGA
- the pdxS gene encoding pyridoxal 5'-phosphate synthase lyase subunit PdxS, with protein MSETADVTTPQVGTDLVKRGMAEMLKGGVIMDVVTPEQAKIAEDAGAVAVMALERVPADIRAQGGVARMSDPDLVQGIIDAVSIPVMAKARIGHFVEAQVLQSLGVDYVDESEVLTPADYTHHIDKWNFTVPFVCGATNLGEALRRISEGAAMIRSKGEAGTGDVSNATTHMRQIRAEIKALASLPKDELYVAAKELQAPLPLVQEIAATGKLPVVLFTAGGIATPADAAMMMQLGAEGVFVGSGIFKSGNPSERAKAIVKATTFFDDPAVIAEVSRGLGDAMVGINVEDEPEPHRLAERGW; from the coding sequence ATGAGCGAGACCGCCGACGTCACCACCCCCCAGGTAGGAACCGACCTGGTCAAGAGGGGCATGGCCGAGATGCTCAAGGGCGGCGTGATCATGGACGTCGTCACGCCCGAGCAGGCGAAGATCGCCGAGGACGCCGGAGCAGTGGCCGTCATGGCGCTCGAGCGCGTGCCGGCGGACATCCGGGCGCAGGGCGGAGTGGCCCGCATGAGCGATCCCGACCTGGTCCAGGGCATCATCGACGCCGTCTCGATCCCCGTGATGGCCAAGGCCCGCATCGGGCACTTCGTCGAGGCGCAGGTGCTGCAGTCGCTCGGGGTCGACTACGTCGACGAGTCCGAGGTGCTGACGCCTGCTGACTACACCCACCACATCGACAAGTGGAACTTCACGGTGCCGTTCGTCTGCGGTGCCACGAACCTGGGCGAGGCGCTGCGTCGCATCTCCGAGGGGGCCGCGATGATCCGCTCCAAGGGCGAGGCAGGAACCGGCGACGTGTCCAACGCCACCACCCACATGCGCCAGATCCGTGCCGAGATCAAGGCGCTGGCGTCACTGCCGAAGGACGAGCTCTACGTGGCTGCCAAGGAGCTGCAGGCGCCGTTGCCGCTGGTCCAGGAGATCGCGGCCACCGGCAAGCTCCCCGTGGTGCTCTTCACCGCTGGCGGCATCGCCACCCCGGCGGACGCCGCGATGATGATGCAGCTGGGCGCCGAGGGAGTCTTCGTCGGCTCGGGAATCTTCAAGTCGGGCAACCCGTCCGAGCGCGCCAAGGCCATCGTCAAGGCGACCACCTTCTTCGATGACCCTGCGGTCATCGCGGAGGTCTCGCGTGGTCTGGGCGACGCGATGGTGGGCATCAACGTCGAGGACGAGCCCGAGCCGCACCGGCTCGCCGAGCGCGGCTGGTAG
- a CDS encoding NUDIX hydrolase: MTDAPQPPDLASPVLARPAAGASAGDRIARRGARVLLLDESNRASPRVLMVRGHDPHEEGRSFWFTPGGGLEGAESMRAAAVRELAEETGWVLEEHELTGPVWRRTAMFDFASRPYVQYEEIFVARLVDAEQRQRTAEEWTEVERETIDAVQWMTAAELRDAPIEVFPAQLRGDWDAFLAWDGDTIDLGEVDE, translated from the coding sequence GTGACCGACGCCCCGCAGCCGCCTGACCTTGCCAGCCCCGTGCTGGCGCGTCCGGCTGCGGGAGCATCGGCCGGGGACCGCATCGCGCGCCGTGGCGCGCGGGTGCTGCTGCTGGACGAGTCGAACCGCGCTTCGCCCCGCGTGCTGATGGTCCGCGGTCACGATCCCCACGAGGAGGGTCGGTCGTTCTGGTTCACCCCGGGAGGCGGGCTCGAGGGGGCCGAGTCGATGCGCGCGGCCGCGGTGCGCGAGCTTGCCGAGGAGACCGGCTGGGTGCTGGAGGAGCACGAGCTCACCGGGCCCGTGTGGCGACGCACGGCGATGTTCGACTTCGCGTCGCGGCCGTACGTGCAGTACGAGGAGATCTTCGTGGCACGCCTGGTGGATGCAGAACAGCGGCAGCGGACGGCGGAGGAGTGGACTGAGGTCGAGCGGGAGACCATCGACGCGGTCCAGTGGATGACGGCGGCCGAGCTGCGGGACGCGCCCATCGAGGTGTTCCCGGCGCAGCTGAGAGGCGACTGGGACGCCTTCCTCGCCTGGGATGGCGACACGATCGACTTGGGAGAGGTTGACGAATGA
- the pdxT gene encoding pyridoxal 5'-phosphate synthase glutaminase subunit PdxT has translation MTTVGVLALQGDVREHQAMLEGLGVDVIRVRRLAELTAVDGLVIPGGESTTIDKLLRAFDLRDALVERIAAGLPVLGSCAGMVLLARDLRDGIEGQQTLGAIPMTVRRNAFGRQVDSAEVDLVWEPDGSPMHATFIRAPWVESYDDGVEVLATATGPDGERHPVAVRHGAAIATSFHPEISADTRVHELLLSQV, from the coding sequence ATGACCACCGTGGGAGTGCTCGCGCTGCAAGGCGATGTCCGAGAGCATCAGGCGATGCTCGAGGGCCTTGGCGTCGACGTGATCCGGGTGCGCCGGCTCGCCGAACTGACCGCCGTGGACGGCCTTGTGATTCCTGGGGGAGAGTCGACCACGATCGACAAGCTGCTGCGGGCGTTCGACCTGCGCGACGCTCTCGTCGAGCGCATCGCCGCCGGACTGCCGGTGCTCGGATCGTGTGCCGGGATGGTCCTGCTCGCACGGGACCTCCGTGACGGCATCGAGGGCCAGCAGACCCTGGGCGCGATCCCCATGACCGTGCGGCGAAACGCCTTCGGACGCCAGGTCGACTCCGCGGAGGTGGACCTGGTGTGGGAGCCGGACGGCAGTCCCATGCACGCCACCTTCATCCGTGCGCCGTGGGTGGAGTCGTACGACGACGGCGTCGAGGTGCTCGCCACGGCCACGGGGCCCGACGGCGAACGTCACCCGGTCGCGGTGAGGCACGGCGCGGCCATCGCGACGTCGTTCCATCCGGAGATCTCCGCGGACACCCGCGTGCACGAACTGCTGCTGTCGCAGGTGTGA
- a CDS encoding winged helix-turn-helix domain-containing protein yields the protein MFVVTADQRGSTRKGDRVESLMSELRPWMERWDADVALPLERTVGDEVQIVLTGPAAAVDLALHLMRVGDWSVGVGAGPVNEPWGESARASSGAAFVHARQAVERARGRSEPVPVVAAGEDADAAESATAVLQLLASVVRRRSDAGWEVADLLGPDATQREVATRLGISEQAVSQRVTSAMLDEERRARPVAADLLVSAESKGARP from the coding sequence ATGTTCGTCGTCACCGCCGATCAGCGCGGCAGCACCCGCAAGGGCGACCGAGTCGAGTCGCTCATGAGCGAGCTGCGCCCGTGGATGGAGCGGTGGGACGCAGACGTGGCGCTGCCGCTCGAGCGCACGGTGGGCGACGAGGTGCAGATCGTGCTGACCGGGCCCGCGGCCGCCGTGGACCTCGCGCTGCACCTCATGCGAGTCGGCGACTGGTCCGTCGGGGTGGGCGCAGGTCCCGTCAACGAGCCGTGGGGAGAGAGCGCGCGTGCCAGTTCCGGCGCGGCCTTCGTCCATGCGCGGCAGGCCGTCGAGCGCGCCCGCGGGCGTTCGGAGCCCGTGCCCGTGGTCGCTGCGGGTGAGGACGCCGATGCGGCAGAGAGCGCCACAGCGGTGCTGCAGCTGCTGGCATCGGTCGTGCGCCGCCGTTCCGACGCGGGCTGGGAGGTGGCAGACCTGCTGGGCCCCGACGCCACCCAGCGCGAGGTCGCGACACGCCTGGGAATCTCCGAGCAGGCGGTGAGCCAGCGCGTGACCTCTGCCATGCTCGATGAGGAGCGCCGCGCGCGGCCGGTCGCTGCCGACCTGCTCGTGAGCGCAGAATCGAAGGGAGCCCGCCCATGA
- a CDS encoding YebC/PmpR family DNA-binding transcriptional regulator, giving the protein MSGHSKWATTKHKKAVVDAKRGKLFAKLIKNIEVAARSGGADMAGNPTLFDAVQKAKKSSVPNDNIDRALKRGAGLEAGGSEYETIMYEGYGPNGVAMLIECLTDNRNRAAMEVRTALTRNNGTLADPNSVAYLFTRKGQIIVSKDSGVTEDDLMLAALDAGAEEIEDHGEVFEVTSEATDVVAVRTALQEADIDYDSAEATWVPSVKIELDVDGAKKMLRLIDALEDCDDVQNVFANMDASDEVLEAAAAE; this is encoded by the coding sequence GTGTCCGGCCACTCCAAATGGGCAACCACCAAGCACAAGAAGGCGGTTGTCGACGCCAAGCGCGGCAAGCTGTTCGCCAAGCTCATCAAGAACATCGAGGTCGCGGCCCGATCGGGTGGCGCGGACATGGCCGGCAACCCCACGCTCTTCGACGCGGTCCAGAAGGCCAAGAAGTCGTCGGTGCCGAACGACAACATCGATCGGGCGCTCAAGCGAGGAGCGGGCCTCGAGGCCGGCGGCAGCGAGTACGAGACCATCATGTACGAGGGATACGGCCCCAACGGCGTCGCGATGCTGATCGAGTGCCTGACCGACAACCGCAACCGCGCCGCGATGGAGGTGCGCACCGCGCTGACCCGCAACAACGGCACCCTCGCGGATCCCAACTCCGTGGCGTACCTGTTCACCCGCAAGGGACAGATCATCGTGTCGAAGGATTCGGGCGTCACCGAGGACGACCTCATGCTCGCCGCGCTCGACGCGGGCGCCGAGGAGATCGAGGACCACGGCGAGGTCTTCGAGGTCACCTCGGAGGCGACCGACGTGGTGGCCGTGCGCACCGCGCTGCAAGAGGCCGACATCGACTACGACTCCGCCGAGGCCACGTGGGTCCCGTCGGTCAAGATCGAGCTCGACGTGGACGGCGCCAAGAAGATGCTGCGCCTGATCGACGCTCTCGAAGACTGCGACGACGTCCAGAACGTGTTCGCGAACATGGACGCCTCCGACGAGGTGCTGGAGGCGGCGGCCGCCGAGTAG
- the ruvC gene encoding crossover junction endodeoxyribonuclease RuvC, with amino-acid sequence MRILGVDPGLTRCGLGVIDAAGARQVRLVHVEAATSPAGDPVPARLARLADALEAVLDQHRPDAVALERVFAQANVRTVMGTAQVSGVVMLAAERRGLPVALYTPSEVKAAVTGDGRAAKPQVGYMVARVLGLAEPPRPADAADALAIAITHAWKGGAAPAGSAATTSAQRRWAEAERASRRRG; translated from the coding sequence ATGCGCATTCTCGGCGTCGACCCCGGCCTCACCCGTTGCGGCCTGGGCGTGATCGACGCAGCGGGAGCGCGGCAGGTGCGCCTGGTGCACGTGGAGGCGGCCACCTCTCCCGCAGGGGATCCCGTCCCCGCACGGCTCGCGCGCCTGGCCGATGCGCTCGAGGCCGTCCTGGACCAGCACAGGCCCGATGCGGTCGCGCTGGAGCGGGTGTTTGCGCAAGCCAACGTCCGCACCGTGATGGGCACTGCCCAGGTCTCCGGCGTGGTGATGCTCGCCGCCGAGCGGCGTGGATTGCCGGTGGCGCTCTACACGCCGTCGGAGGTGAAGGCCGCCGTGACCGGGGACGGCCGCGCTGCGAAGCCGCAGGTGGGCTACATGGTCGCCAGAGTGCTCGGGCTCGCGGAGCCCCCTCGCCCGGCCGATGCGGCAGACGCCCTGGCGATCGCCATCACCCACGCCTGGAAGGGCGGTGCGGCACCGGCAGGTTCCGCCGCGACGACGTCCGCGCAGCGCCGATGGGCAGAGGCCGAGCGGGCGTCACGACGTCGTGGGTGA